The proteins below come from a single Streptomyces spongiicola genomic window:
- a CDS encoding ISAs1 family transposase, producing MSPDAGVFALVNNLRDPRDPRGCQYPLGAVLLVALCAPACRFDSFRAMGQWAAVAPSATLERLGLRRRGAFGLVKTPSSDTIRRVVNAVMPGGLEGLLRAFQDKARVVAVDGKCLRGSRDAAGQAVMVLGAMLQDGTLIAQQKVADKGSEITGFAALLAALELEDAVVVADALHTQREHARVLVEEFGAHYAFPVKRNQPELWKACRKVPWQGVRAAFRSTVRAHGRIDTRVVEVVSFDGLDFPCARQVARITRYRTVQATGKRSRETVYVITDLPSGQADPQRIGEIVQAEWGIENKIHYVQDATFGEDASRIRTGHGPQNMATLRSVAMNFPRRIGSSIADARRQLALAPHTTPLDLLGIPCDLHIRA from the coding sequence GTGTCACCCGATGCCGGGGTGTTCGCGCTGGTCAACAACCTGCGTGACCCGCGTGATCCGCGCGGGTGTCAGTACCCGCTCGGTGCGGTGCTGCTTGTCGCGCTGTGTGCGCCGGCCTGTCGTTTCGACTCCTTCCGGGCGATGGGGCAGTGGGCGGCGGTGGCGCCCAGTGCCACGCTGGAACGGCTGGGGCTGCGCCGCCGCGGCGCCTTCGGCCTGGTGAAGACACCGAGCTCGGACACGATCCGCCGCGTGGTCAACGCGGTCATGCCGGGCGGGCTGGAGGGACTGCTGCGGGCCTTCCAGGACAAGGCGCGGGTGGTGGCCGTGGACGGCAAGTGCCTGCGGGGCTCGCGGGACGCGGCCGGGCAGGCAGTGATGGTGCTGGGGGCGATGCTGCAGGACGGCACGCTGATCGCACAGCAGAAGGTGGCGGACAAGGGCAGCGAGATCACCGGCTTCGCCGCGCTGCTGGCCGCGCTGGAGCTGGAGGACGCGGTAGTGGTCGCGGACGCGCTGCATACCCAGCGCGAGCACGCCAGGGTCCTGGTGGAGGAGTTCGGCGCGCACTACGCCTTCCCCGTCAAGCGCAACCAGCCCGAGCTGTGGAAGGCGTGCCGGAAGGTTCCCTGGCAGGGCGTGCGGGCCGCCTTCCGCTCCACCGTACGTGCTCACGGCCGCATCGATACGCGGGTGGTGGAGGTGGTGAGCTTCGACGGCCTGGACTTCCCCTGCGCGCGTCAGGTCGCCCGCATCACCCGGTACCGCACCGTGCAGGCGACCGGGAAGCGCAGCCGGGAGACGGTGTACGTGATCACCGACCTGCCCTCCGGCCAGGCCGACCCGCAGCGCATCGGGGAGATCGTGCAGGCCGAGTGGGGCATCGAGAACAAGATCCATTATGTGCAGGATGCGACCTTCGGCGAGGATGCCTCCCGTATTCGTACCGGCCACGGACCGCAGAACATGGCCACGTTGAGGTCGGTCGCCATGAACTTCCCGCGCAGGATAGGCAGTTCGATCGCAGACGCGCGTCGACAGCTCGCCCTCGCGCCACACACCACTCCACTTGACCTCCTCGGTATCCCCTGTGACCTGCACATTCGTGCCTGA
- a CDS encoding 4'-phosphopantetheinyl transferase family protein, translating to MAHVWCRTVAETAGAGDVLRAADVEWALDEAELRRRETLRRPSDRSLFTAAWGLVRHALSEVEPRVGPHEWRFLRSGLGRPEVHAPDWCRSLRFNLSHTDGTVACVVTRELRCGVDVERSGRALPLPRLARAVLSPRERRELDAAPAGRRQELFLRYWTVKEAYLKAIGSGLRFPMPACEFDVGTGRPRLRSLGAGHEHARYTFRQWAAPDGGFLAVAIQGRTVHGPERDVPVRVRTPRPREESPQPTAF from the coding sequence GTGGCGCACGTGTGGTGCCGGACGGTGGCCGAAACGGCCGGGGCCGGGGACGTCCTTCGTGCGGCGGACGTCGAGTGGGCCCTGGACGAGGCCGAGTTGCGGCGCAGAGAAACGTTACGCCGCCCATCGGACCGGTCCCTGTTCACCGCGGCCTGGGGGCTGGTGCGCCACGCTCTCAGCGAGGTCGAACCCCGGGTCGGTCCCCACGAGTGGCGATTCCTGCGCTCGGGTCTCGGCCGCCCCGAGGTGCACGCCCCCGACTGGTGCCGTTCGCTGCGGTTCAACCTCTCGCACACGGACGGGACGGTGGCCTGCGTGGTCACCCGGGAGCTGCGGTGCGGGGTGGACGTGGAGCGCTCCGGCCGCGCGCTGCCGCTGCCCCGGCTGGCCCGGGCGGTGCTGTCGCCGCGCGAGCGGCGGGAGCTGGACGCGGCCCCCGCCGGGCGGCGCCAGGAACTGTTCCTGCGCTACTGGACGGTGAAGGAGGCGTACCTGAAGGCGATCGGGAGCGGGCTGCGATTCCCCATGCCGGCCTGCGAGTTCGACGTGGGGACCGGCCGGCCACGGCTGCGTTCGCTCGGCGCGGGGCACGAGCACGCCCGGTACACGTTCCGGCAGTGGGCGGCGCCCGACGGCGGGTTCCTCGCGGTCGCGATCCAGGGCCGCACCGTGCACGGGCCGGAGCGGGACGTCCCGGTCCGGGTGCGGACACCCCGGCCCCGCGAAGAAAGTCCGCAGCCCACCGCCTTCTGA
- a CDS encoding DoxX family protein, whose protein sequence is MNTARLSDRLTARQPIVLGLFRIVLGVLFTSEGAATLFGVLDRRASPVGEWPFWYAGVIELVCGALVLLGAGTRGAAFLSSGIMAFAYFTEHQQDGLFPLQNGGLAPALFCWGFLLLVFFGPGSPGLAGGRRAPGSRPTGSPLPPQQARD, encoded by the coding sequence ATGAACACCGCACGCCTCAGCGATCGGCTGACGGCCCGTCAACCAATCGTCCTGGGCCTGTTCCGCATCGTCCTCGGGGTGCTGTTCACCAGCGAGGGCGCGGCCACCCTCTTCGGCGTGCTGGACCGCAGGGCCAGTCCGGTGGGCGAGTGGCCGTTCTGGTACGCCGGGGTGATCGAGCTGGTGTGCGGCGCGCTGGTCCTCCTCGGTGCCGGGACGCGCGGGGCGGCCTTCCTCAGCTCCGGGATCATGGCGTTCGCCTACTTCACCGAACACCAGCAGGACGGCCTGTTCCCGTTGCAGAACGGCGGTCTCGCCCCCGCGCTGTTCTGCTGGGGCTTCCTGCTCCTGGTCTTCTTCGGTCCGGGCTCCCCGGGCCTGGCGGGCGGCCGCCGCGCACCCGGCTCCCGGCCGACCGGGAGCCCCCTCCCCCCGCAGCAGGCGCGGGACTGA
- a CDS encoding endo-beta-N-acetylglucosaminidase H: MFDQVRNRVRTAALALSAVTALTLCTTGAAADTAPAEQGPTSVVYVEVNSNSLLNVGRYTLADGGGNAFDVAVIFAANINYDTNTKSAYLHFNENVQRVLDNAATEIRPLQQQGIKVVLSVLGNHQGAGFANFTSQQAASAFAKEMSDAVARYGLDGIDFDDEYAEYGRNGTALPNDSSFVHLVTALRANMPDKIISLYNIGPAASRLSYDGVDISSAFDYASNPYYGTWGVPRVALPKSRLSPAAVWIGRTSPSTSAYLARRTVTEGYGVYLTYDLDGTDRSADVSAFTRELYGSDAVYTP, translated from the coding sequence ATGTTCGATCAGGTACGGAACAGAGTACGGACAGCCGCGCTCGCCCTCTCGGCCGTCACAGCCCTCACCTTGTGTACGACCGGAGCGGCGGCGGACACCGCTCCCGCCGAACAGGGGCCGACCTCGGTGGTCTACGTCGAGGTGAACAGCAACAGCCTCCTCAACGTCGGCAGGTACACGCTCGCCGACGGTGGCGGCAACGCCTTCGACGTCGCCGTGATCTTCGCGGCGAACATCAACTACGACACGAACACGAAGTCGGCGTACCTGCACTTCAACGAGAACGTGCAGCGCGTCCTCGACAACGCGGCCACGGAGATACGGCCGCTCCAGCAGCAGGGCATCAAGGTCGTGCTCTCGGTACTCGGCAACCACCAGGGCGCGGGGTTCGCCAACTTCACCTCCCAGCAGGCGGCGTCGGCGTTCGCGAAGGAGATGTCGGACGCCGTGGCCCGGTACGGCCTCGACGGCATCGACTTCGACGACGAGTACGCCGAGTACGGCCGCAACGGCACGGCCCTGCCCAACGACAGTTCGTTCGTGCACCTGGTGACGGCGCTGCGGGCGAACATGCCGGACAAGATCATCAGCCTCTACAACATCGGTCCGGCAGCCTCGCGCCTGTCCTACGACGGCGTCGACATCTCCTCCGCGTTCGACTACGCCTCGAACCCGTACTACGGCACCTGGGGGGTTCCCCGCGTCGCACTGCCCAAGTCGCGGTTGTCGCCGGCAGCCGTCTGGATCGGCCGCACCTCGCCGAGCACATCCGCCTACCTCGCCCGCCGCACCGTCACCGAGGGCTACGGCGTCTATCTCACGTACGACCTCGACGGCACCGATCGCAGCGCCGACGTCTCCGCGTTCACCAGGGAGCTGTACGGCAGTGACGCCGTCTACACGCCGTAG